Below is a genomic region from Caulobacter rhizosphaerae.
CCCGACCGGGGCGCCGGACAGGCGGGGATCGACCGCCACGGCCACGTCCAGGCCGTAGCCCATGCCGGCGCTGAACGGAAACGGCTTCTGGTCGGGCCGCAGCACCCCGGCCGTGCCGTTGGTGGTGACCTGGAAGCTGGGCGGCAGGTGGTTGGACCGCATCAGGGCCACGGTCTCCGGCCGCAGGATGCGCACCCCGTCCAGTTCGCCGCCGTTGAGGATCATCTGGGCGAAGCGGGCGAAATCGCTGGCGGTGGACAGCAGGCCCCCGCCCCCGGACGGCGCCGGCGGCGGCCTGGAGACGTCGCGCCACGGCCCCTCGTTGGCCGGGATCAGCTTGCCCGTCGCCGGATCACCGTCATAGAGGGCGGCCAGGCGCGGCAGCTTCTCGGCCGGGGCCCAGAAGGCGGTGTCCTTCATCTTCAGGGGACGGAAGATCCGCTCCTCCATGAACACCGGCAGGGTCTGGCCCGTCAGGCGCTCGACGATCAGTCCCTGCAGGTCGGCGGCGACGCTGTAGCGCCACATCACCCCCGGTTGGGCGTACATCGGCAGCATGGCCACCTTGCGGACCATGTGGTCCAGGCTGTCGGACTGCAGCACGCCGGCCCGGTAATAGGCCTGGTCGGCCAAGCTGGCCGGATCGTCGGCCAGGCCGTAGGCGAAGCCGGCCGTGTGGGTCATCAGCTCGCGCATGGTCGGCGGGCGGCTGACCGGAGTCAGGATCGGCCGTCCCTGGGCGTCGACGCCCGAGGCCACGCGCAGGTCGGCCAGCTCCGGCAGATATTCGGTGACCGGATCGTCGAGCCGCCACCGGCCCTCCTGGTAAAGGATCAGCATCGCCACCCCGGTGACCGCCTTGGTCTCGGAGCGGATGCGGAAGATGGCGTCGGCGGGCATGGCCTCGCCGGTCTCCAGGCTGCGCTTGCCGAAGGCCTTCAGCGAGACGATCCGGCCGTGGCGCCCCAGCACCGTGACGCCGCCGGCGATCTGGCCCTGGTCGACCAGGGCCTGCATCGTCTCGTCCAGCTTGCGCAACCGCTCGGCCGAGAACCCGGCCGTCTCGGGCTTGGCCACCGGCAAGGCCGCGGCGCCCGCCGCTCCGGCGGCGGCCAGCCCCAGCAGGCCGGCCAGGGCGCTGGCGGTGCGCTTGAACACCGTGTTCATGTGATCAGATCGCGTCATCCCGGCGCAAGACTAGCGAAGATCCAGGACCGACCCAAGGCGCGACGCCTCCGGCGGGCCGGATGAATGCGCCGCGCGCGGGATGACGAACGAGGGAGGCATCACTTGGGCCGGAACCGCTTGGACGTCGGGAAGCCCTTGGGCGACAGCTTGCCGGCGCCGGCGCGGCGGCCGATCCAGTCCTTCCACTCGGTCCAGTCGCGGCGGCGACCGGCCGTGTCGATCCAGAAGGCGCCGCCGTCGGTGGTGAACGAGATCGCGTCGCGCAATCCCCCTTCACGGTACGACTGCAGCTTGACGCCCTTGCCGCGCGGCATTTCCGGCAGCTCCTCCAGCGGGAAGATCAGGATCTTGCCGTTGTCGCCGATCACCGCGATCTGGTCGCCGACCGCCTCCAGGCAGAAGGCGGCGCCGGCGGAGTCGACGGTCAGCACCTGCTTGCCCGCCTTGCGGTTGGCCAGGGCCTCTTCCTCCGGCATCAGGAAGCCATAGCCCTGTTTCGAGGCCAGGAAGCGTTTGCGCCCGGCCTTGAACGGGAACATGTCGATGATCTTCACCTTGTCGTCGAGCTCGATCATCATCCGCACGGGCTCGCCATGGCCCCGCGCCGACGGCAGGTTGGCGCAGCTGATCGTGAAGAACCGCCCGTCGCTGGTGAACAGCAACAGCTTGTCAGTGGTCTCGGCCGGGGCCAGGAACCCCAGCTTGTCGCCTTCCTTGAACTTCAGCTCGGACGGGTCGTCGATCTTGCCCTTGGCGGCGCGAATCCAGCCGCGATCCGAGAGGATGACGGTGATCGGCTCGCGCACGATCATCGCCTCCAGGGCGGCGTCGGCGTCGACCACCGGCGCGTCCGCGAAGATCGAACGGCCGATCACCCCGGTCGGGCGCGGCTTGTCGTGCGGATGCTGGATCTTGACCAGGATGGCGCGCACCTGGCGCAGGCCCGTGCCGACCAGGTCCCACTGCTTGCGGTCACTGGCCAGCATGCCCAGGATGCCGTCGCGCTCCTCCACCAGTTCGGCGTGCTCGCGGCGGATCTCCATCTCTTCCAGCTTGGCCAACTGGCGCAGGCGGGTGTTGAGGATGGCGTCGGCCTGGATCTCCGACAGGGCGAAGGCGGCGATCAGCTTCTGCTTGGGCTCGTCCTCGTAGCGGACGATGCGGATCACCTCGTCCAGATTGAGGTAGGCGATCAGCAGGCCGTCCAGGATGTGCAGGCGGGCTTCGATCTTGGCCAGGCGGTGGCGGGCCCGGCGGGTCAGCACCTCGCGGCGGTGGGCCAGGAAGGCCATCAGGCACTGCTTGATGCCCATCACGCCCGGCGTGCCCTTGGCGTCCAGCACGTTGATGTTGACCGGGAAGCGGCTTTCCAGCGCCGAGAGCTTGAACAGGCTCTCCATCAGCACTTCGGGCTCGACGTTCTTGGACTTGGGCTCGAGGACCAGGCGGATGTCCTCGGCGCTCTCGTCGCGCACGTCGCCCAGCAGGGCGGCCTTCTTGCTGTCGATCAGGTCGGCCAGCTGCTCGACCAGGTCGGACTTCTTCACCTGGTACGGGATCTCGGTGACGACGATCTGGTAGGTGCCGCGGCCGGTGTCCTCCTTCTCCCACCGGGCGCGAGTGCGCACCCCGCCGCGACCGGTCTCGTAGGTCTCCAGCAGGCTCTCGCGGGACTCGACGATCACACCGCCGGTCGGGAAGTCGGGGCCCGGCACGCGCTCCAGGATCTCGGCGGTGGTCGCCTCGGGCTTGCCCAGCAGCAGCAGGCAGGCGTCGATCAGCTCGGCCGGGTTGTGCGGCGGGATCGAGGTGGCCATGCCCACGGCGATGCCCGACGAGCCGTTGGCCAGCAGGTTGGGGAAGCCCGACGGCAGGACCACCGGCTCCTCGTCCTGGCCGTCGTAGGACGGCTTGAAGTCGACCGCGTCCTCGTCGATGCCGTCCAGCAGCAGCATGGCCGCGGCGGTCATCTTGCACTCGGTGTAGCGCATGGCGGCGGGGTTATCGCCGTCGATGTTGCCGAAGTTGCCCTGGCCGTCGACCAGCGGCACGCGCTGGGCGAAGTCCTGGGCCAGGCGGACCAGGGCGTCGTAGATCGACTGGTCGCCGTGCGGGTGGAAGTTACCCATCACCTCGCCGACCACCTTGGCGCACTTGCGCGCGGCGCCTTCGGGGTTGAGGCGCATGTTGTTCATCGCGTGCAGCACGCGGCGGTGCACGGGCTTCAAGCCATCGCGCACGTCGGGCAGGGCCCGCGAGCCGATCGTCGACAGCGCATAGGCCAGGTAGCGCTTGGACAGCGCCTCGCTCAGCGGTTCGTCGAGAATGCGGCCGTCTTCCGGGCCGCCGGGGGGAGGTAGGACTGGTTTGTTCATCGGGGAGATTCGTTACGCGTGAAAGGCACAGTAGCAGATGTGGCAGGCAGGCTTCGAGAGTTTGGGATACGGCTCACTTGCCCCCTACGGGTCGCTTCGCGACCGTCTTCCCCCGGAGGGGGAAGAGCCTAGGCGCGAAGGCTCCGCCCCCTCTGGGGGCGGACAGACCGCGCAGCGGTCAGGTGGGGGCAAGGGGGCGAACCCTCACAACCGCCCCGCCTCGCCCAGCCGGTCCAGCAGCCACACCCGGGCGGGGGGCAGCGGCTTGTTCAGCGGGTGGAACACGAACTGCTCGAGGAAGTGGCCGGTGATGTCGAGCCCGGCCTTGACGTCGCCGTCGACCAGCCCGCCCTGGGCCGACAGCATGAACGGCGGCAGCGGCAGCAGCTTGTCGTGGTACGGCGCGCCAGCCGCGCGGCTGACCGCCCGGCCGGTGCGCGGGCTGACATAGACCAGGTCGTCCAGCGCACCGGTGGCGGCGCATCGGGACAGGTCCAAGCCAAAGCCGAGGTCCTGCAGCAGCCCGGCCTCGAACCGCACATAGACCGCCGGCCAGATGGCCGGGACAGCCAGGGCGGCGATCAGGGCCTCCAGGGCGTGGAAGGCCCCCGGATGAGCCTCGCGCTCGGGCAGAGCCCCGGCGGCCACGGCGGCGGCGGCCGACAGCCCCGATAGGGCCAGGGGCTCGTCGAACAGCGACGAAGGCCCCTCGCCCATCGGCTCCAGACTGGCCGCGCCCAGCTGGTCGCTGACCCGGGCGCGATAGCGGGCGATGACCTTGGCCCCGGCCTGCAGGAACGGCTTCATCCGCCGCGAGGCCGCGCCCGAGACATGGGCGGCGAACTTGCCGCGATCCTGGGTCAAGAGCTCGACGATCGCCCCGGTCTCGCCATGGACCCGCGCCGACAGCACGAAGGCCTCGTCTTCCCACTCCATCTAGGCCTGGGTCCCCCAGCCCACGATCGTCTCGATCAGCGGCCGCCACGCCGGCTGGACCGGCAGGCCCAGCACGTCGCGCAGGGTCGTCTCCAGTTCGTCGGCCGACAGGTCGCGTTGCTCGACCAGGGCCCCGCCGGCGTCCCGCCAGGTCAGGCGGTTGTTCTTCAAGGCGTAGCGGGCGGTCGGCGTGGTGCGGCCGGCCGTCAGGCTGAAGGTGAAGTGCGAGCTGGGATGGGCGTAGGTGTAGAAGTTGGCCTGCTCGTAATCCTGATCGGCCCAGGCGCCGAGCGCCACCTGGTAGGTCGCCGCCCAGCGGCCCGAGAGGTTGGCCTGGACCTGCCGCTCGCCGCCCAGTTCGTCGATCGGCAGGATGCGGAAATCGCCGTTGGGCGTGGCCTGCACCGCGTCGGAGAACAACGCCAGCGGCCCGGTCAGCACGCAGCCGCCGAAGCCGACGTCGGCCAGCCAGGTCGTGTCGTCGCCTGGCGCCCGCACGGCCAGCACCATGTGCGAGCGCGGGCGCGGCGGCAGGTGGTCGGGGACCATCCACAGCACCCGCGCCATCAGCCCCGTGACCTCGAAGCCCAGGGCCGTCAGCACCCGCTTGAACAGGCCGTTCTGCTCGTAGCAATAGCCCCCTCGCCCGGCCGCGATCAGCTTGGCGTCGACCTCGGCCGGATCCAGGCTGATCGCCTTGCCCAGCAGCACGTCGAGGTTCTCGAAGGGAATCGCGTCGGGGTGCTTCTGGTGCAGGGCGCGCAGCACGCCGAGCGTCGGCTCGCGCGGGCCGTCATAGCCGATGCGGGCGAAATAGGCGTCCAGGTCAACGCTGGGCGAGGCCGCTTGGGCGGGCGCGATGTCAAGCTTGCTCACGGGCCGATATTCCCTGTCTGTTCTCAGGCCTACAGGTAACGCTTCGGCGCGGGATTGCCACCCCGCGCCGAACGCTAGCGCGCCCTAAACGTCGAAATCCAGGCCCATGTCGTTGAACAGGCCGCGCTCCTCGGCCCAGTTCTCCTTGACCTTGACGTGCAGGAACAGGTGGATCTTGCGGTCCAGGATGTCCTGCAGCTCTTCGCGGGACGCCTTGCCGATCCACTTGATCACCTCGCCGCCCTTGCCCAGCACGATGGCCCGCTGGCCGTCGCGCTCGACATAGATGGTCTGCTCGATGCGGGCGCTGCCGTCGGCGCGTTCCTCGAAGGCGGTCGTCTCCACCGAGGCGGCGTAGGGCAACTCCTCGTGGACGCGCAGATAGATCTTCTCGCGGGTGATCTCGGCGGCCAGCAGGCGGGCCGGCAGGTCGGCGGTCTGGTCTTCCGGATAGAGCCAGGGCCCCTCCGGCATAAGCGAGGCCAGCTTGGCCATCAGGTCGTCGACGCCTGCGCCGGTGCCGGCGCTGATCATGAACACCTCGGAATAGACCCCGGTGTCGTACAGGTCCTGGGTGACGGCCAGCAGGGTCTCGCGCTTGACGCCGTCGATCTTGTTCAGCGCCAGGATCACCTGGCGGCCGGCGGCCTTCAGACCCTCGATGATGGTCTGGACGTCCTGCACGGAACGGTGCTCGCCCGGGGTGGCGCGGCGCTCGCGCACGGCCAGTTCGGCCTGGACGTCGACCAGGTGGACGACGACTTCGCTGTCCTCGGCGCCGCTCCAGGCGGAGCGGACCATGGCGCGGTCCAGGCGGCGACGGGGGGTGAAGATGCCGGGGGTGTCGACCAGGACGATCTGGGTCTGGCCGGTCATGGCCACGCCGCGCACGGGAAAGCGCGTGGTCTGGACCTTCTGGGTGACGATCGAGACCTTGGCCCCGACCATGCGGTTGACCAGGGTGGACTTGCCGGCGTTCGGGGCGCCGATGATGGCGGCGAACCCGGCGCGGGTGTTTTGGTTTTGGGAGGTGGTGTCAGTCATTGCGGGTGCGTGTAGCACCGATGCGTCGAAAAAGCCCTCCCCCAGTTGGGCGGCCCTTCAGGCCAACGGGGCGAACGGGACGAGACCGAAGCGGCGCAGGCGTTCGTTCGCGGCGTCTGCGTAGCGATGGGCGAAGGCCTCACGTTCCTCGCGCGGCCGAGCAAAGAACGCAGCTGCCCGCGCGTCCCAGTCGTCCGGACTATCGGCCGGCGCGCGCGCCACCTTTTCCAGCCAATCGACATGGTGGCCAATCTCGTGCGGCAGGGTGCGATACAGTTGGGTGGCGCGAACCGCTTCCAGGCTGGGGCTCACGATCCAGCGTGATCCGGCCTGCTCGACCTCGTGCCCGTCTTCCGCCAGTCGCGCCAGTTCGGCCTGACCGTCCGGCCCTAGCGCGCCGGACCACTCGATTGGCCTGGTCGGGTCAACGGCCTCGATGAACACCATCGGTCCCGTGCAAAATGAGGATCGGCGCCGCAAGCCAAGATCGGCGCTGTAGGCGAAACGGCCCCAGACCGGCGACAAAAGCCGCGCTTTGCGCGTGGGTTGTCGCAGAACGATCGCCGCCAGGTCTTCCCAGTCGGTGCGCGGCAGGTTTTCCAGCACCCGCGCGATGTCGGCCACCGAACAGGCGTGGACGCAGCCACCGTGATTTTCCTCGACCACGAACAGCATTTCATAGCCGGCGATCGGGACCCGGATACGCTGGTGAGGGCCGAGCATGGCGTACCACACCCGCTCCTCGGACGTGGGCCAGGGGATGACCAGGCGATTGTCGACGCCATGCCCCTGTTTGGCCGTGCCGATATTGCGGTTGCGGCGAGTCGGGACGCGCACCTAAGCCCCGCCCGCCCCTTCCCGCTCCAGCAGCGCCTTGGCGGCGGCCTTCTCGGCCTCCTGCCGCGAGCGGCCTTCGGCATGGACCGGATCCAGCCCGGCCACCGTCACCTGCACGGTGAACACCGGCGCGTGGTCGGGGCCCTTGCGGTCCTTGACCGCATAGGTCGGCAGCGGCTTGCCCTTGCCCTGAGCCCATTCCTGCAGCGCGGTCTTGGGATCGCGGGGCTTGCCCTGGTTGGCGCGCTCGAACTCGTCGGCCCACAGGTCCAGGAACACCCGCCGGGCCGTTTCCAACCCGCCGTCGCGGTAGAGCGCCGCCATCAGCGCCTCGGCGGCGCCGGCCAGGATCGAGTCGGTCTCGCGGCCGCCGATCTTGCTGGACGAGGCCGACAGGCGCAGAGCTGGGCCGACATTGGCGGCCCGGGACACCCGGGCGCAGGTCTCGCGGCTGACCAGGGCGTTCAGGCGTGGGGCCAGCTCGCCTTCCTTGGCCTTGGGAAAACGTTCGGCCAGGGCCTCGGCGGCCAGCAGGCCCAGCACGCGGTCGCCGATGAACTCCAGCACCTCGTTGTCGCCGGCCTTCTTGGCCCCATCGCCCACGCTGGCGTGGGTCAGGGCCAGCTCCAGCAACTGGCGATCCTGGAACGTATGGCCGATCCGGCGCTCCAGGTCGCCGACGGCGACGGCGCGCCGATCGGTCATTTCAGGACGCGGAAGAAGCGGCTCGGCCGGGCCTCGGTGAACCAGGTCCACGGCTTGAACAGGTGGGCGTCGGCGTTCCAGGACAGCAGGATCAGCTGGGCGCGGCCCACCAGGTTCTCGGCCGGCACGAAGCCAACGCCTTCCTGCATCCCGATGTACTGGTCGTTAGCGTAGTCCCACTTGCACGTGCCGGGGCCGGTCTTGAAGGCCGAGACACCCGGATCAAAGCGGCTGTCCAGCGAGTTGTCGCGGTTGTCGCCCATGAAGAAGTAGCAGCCCTGCGGCACCACATAGACGCCCGTGTTGTCGGCGTCGCTATCGGGGCCGTAGTCCTGGGTGGCGTACTTGCGGCCTTCGGGATTGGTCTCCTCGAAGCGGCCGGCGCGGATGGTGCCGTAGCCGGTGTCGACCAGGGCCGAGGGCATCTCTCTGCGCGGCAGGGCCTTGCCGTTGATGTAGACCACGCCGCCGCGCACCTGCACCCGGTCGCCGGGCAGGCCGATCAGGCGCTTGATGTAGTCGACATTGGGGTCGCGCGGCAGCTTGAAGACGATGATGTCGCCGCGGGTGGGCGCCTTGCCCAGGATGCGGCCGTCGAACAGCGGCGGGCTGAACGGGATGGAGTGCTTGGACCAGCCGTAGCTGTACTTCGACACGATGATGTAGTCGCCCTGGTAGAGGTTGGGCTCCATCGACGCCGACGGGATCGTGAACGGCTGGAACAGCAGCACCCGCAGCACCAGGGCGATCGCCAGGGCGTAGGCGACCGTCTTGACGATCTCGATGAACTCCTTGACCGCCCCGGCCTTGTCGTCGGGCGTTTCGGTGTCGGCGGCTTCGGTCATGCGCTGCAGGGCTCTCGACGAAATGGACGGCGGGCGAACCCGACGCGCCTAGCTAGACGGGGTTTACGACGGGAGCAAGCGTGGCGCCCGTTAACTCGCCTTCATGGCGTGCGCGGCCCGACGTCGCGCCCCAAACCGGCGCGTGGTCCAGCTTGATCCCGGAGTCCGGGGTCAAAATGTGGCGAGGATCGCCAGCAGCACCAGGGCGAAGAAGCCCCAACTGACCACCAGCCAGGCCAGCGGCCGCGCCTGCCAGGGTTTCGGCTGCCTGCCACGCGCCGTCTTGCCGTCGGCATCGCTCCAGATGGCCATGTGCTTCCCCGTCCCAGAACGGCGCCGTAGGCGGCGCTTGGGAATGCTGGGTGCAAGGCAGGGGCCGCGCTTTTTAGGTCCTCCCCCGTGGGGGAGGCGGCCGAAGGCCGGTGGGGGGATGTTGCCGGGGGACGAAACACTCCCCCCCCTCCGTCGGCTGCGCCGACACCTCCCCCACAGGGGGAGGATCTATCTAGGTCGCAGGCACCGCCTCGATGATCACGAAGGCCTGGGCGTAGGGATGGTCGTCCGTGAGCGACAGGTGGACCACCGCGGTCATGCCCTCGGGAACCATCGCGGCCAGACGCTCGGCCGCGCCGCCGGTCAGGGCCATGGTCGGCTTGCCGGATGGCAGGTTGACCACCCCCATGCCCGCCAGGTGCACGCCGCGTTTCAGGCCGGTGCCCAGGGCCTTGGAGCAGGCCTCCTTGGCGGCGAAACGCTTGGCGTAGCTGGAGGCGCGGTCGGGCTTGCGCTCGGACCGCTTGCGCTCGATCTCGGTGAAGACCTTGTTCGTGAACCGGTCGCCGAAGCGTTCGAGGGACTTCTCGATCCGGCGGATGTCGCACAGGTCCGAGCCGATCCCGATGATCACGCGACCGTCTCCAGGCGGGCGGCGTCCATCAGGGCCCGCATGCGCTGCATGGCCTGGGGCAGGCCCACGAAGATCGCCTCGCCTATGAGAAAATGGCCGATGTTCAGCTCGGCGACCTGCGGGATGGCGGCGATCGGCTTGACCGTGGCGTAGTCGATGCCGTGGCCGGCATGGACCTCCAGGCCCAGGCTGGCGGCCAGTTCCGCCCCGGTCTTCAGCCGTTGCAGGATGGCGGCGGCGCGGTCGGCGTGACCCTCGCGGGCGGCGTCGCAATAGGCGCCGGTGTGCAGTTCGACCACCTGGGCGCCGGCCTCGGCCGAGGCGCGGATCTGGGCGGGGTCGGCCTCGATGAACAGCGACACCCGCGCGCCGACGGTCCGCAGGCGGGCGACAGCCTCGACGATACGGACCTTGCCGCGCACCACGTCCAGCCCGCCCTCGGTGGTGACCTCCTCGCGACGCTCGGGCACCAGGCAGGCGGCGTGCGGCCGGGCCTGAAGGGCGATGCCGACCATCTCGTCGGTGACCGCCATCTCGAAGTTCAGCGGCTTGCCACGCTTGAGGCAGAGATCGGTCAGCAGGACGATGTCGGCGTCGCTGATGTGGCGGCGGTCCTCGCGCAGGTGGGCGGTGATGCCGTCGGCGCCGGCCGCCAGGGCTAGCTCCGCGGCCCGCACCGGCTCAGGATAGCTGGCTCCGCGCGCGTTGCGGATCGTGGCCACGTGGTCGATGTTGACGCCGAGCCGCAGCATGCCGATCAGCCCTTCAGGCGCCGGCTGCCCGGATCCTCGATCGGCACGGCCGCCAGTTCCGGCGGCAGGGCGTCGGCCGGATAGGCCGGGACCTCCAGGCTGCACAACGACACCAGCGGCACGCCGACATCGACCTTGCCGCCCGAGCGGTCGACGATGCAGGCCGCGGCGATCACGTCGCCGCCGGCCGCCTGGATCGCGGCGATGCACTCGCGCGACGACAGGCCGGTGGTGACGATGTCCTCGACCATCACGACCTTCTGGCCGGGCTCCAGGTGGAAGCCGCGGCGGAACTTGAAGGCGCCGCCCTCGCGCTCGACATAGATCGAGGCGACGTTCAGCCAGCGGGCGGTCTCGTAGCCCGGGATGATGCCGCCCACGGCCGGCGAGACGGCCACGTCGGGCTGACCCACCGTGGCCACGATCTTCTCGGCCAGCGCCTTGCAGAGGCGCGCGCAGCGCTCGGGCCGCATGAACACCAGGTTCTTCTGCAGGAAGACGGGGCTGTGCAGGCCGGAGGACAGCACGAAGTGGCCTTCGCGCAGGGCGCCGGCGGCGCGGAATTCGTCGAGAACGTCATCGTTGGTCATGAGAGGGGGATATAGGCGGAGCGGCGCGAGTCTACAAACCGCGCGACGGCAAACTCGCGCCACGAGGGAACAATACCGCCGCTCAGCCGCTATGGTTTGGTCCCCACGTGTGTAAGGCGGACACGAGTCGTCCCGGGTCAGCGCTTCAAGGCCGCCCGTGAGTCGCGACGGCCACCCGCCGAAGTAAGGCGCGTGCGCGAAAACCTCCCGACGACCAGCCGATCCGCGACCGCGGACCTGTGAGCAACCCTGGAAGGTGGCTCCCCATGACTAACTATCTGATCGAGACCTCGGCGAGCCTGTTGAAGAAGGCGAACGACCTGGACCTGCTGGCCCGGCGCGCCAGCAAGCCCGGCCACGCCAGCATCTACCGCCGCGTGGCCGACACCAGCCGCGTGGCGGCCGCCTTCGCCAAGATCAACGAGACCCTGGACTGGCGCGACGCGCAGGCCGGTGTAGGGAAGGAGCCATGTCCGACGATTCCTTCCCCCCTCCCCGCCCCCGCGTAGGCTGCGGCGCGGCGATCCTCGACGCCCAGGGCCGGATCCTGCTGGTCCAGCGCCGCCGCCCGCCCGAGGCCGGCTGCTGGGGGCAGCCCGGCGGCAAGCTGGACTGGGGCGAGAACGGCCGCGCTTGCGCCGAGCGCGAGATCCTCGAGGAACTGGGAATCACCGTCGTCGCCGGCCCGGTGCTGTGCGTCACCGACATGATTGCCGAGGACAGCCACTGGGTGGCGGTGACCTATCGCGCCGACGGCTGCGTGGGCGAGCCGGCCATCCAGGAGCCGCAGGCCCTGGCCGACTGGGGCTGGTTCGCCCTGGACGCCCTGCCCTCGCCCCTGACCGCCGCGACCCTCGACGCGGTCGCCGCGCTTAAGGCATAAGCTCGCGCCAACCGCCGACCCAACCAGGAAGACCCGCCATGTCCGTCGTCACCCTCAAGCGCTGGAACATTTCGATGGGCGCCGGCCAGCCCCTGGCGGTGATCGCCGGCCTGAACGTGCTGGAGAACGTCGAACTGGCGCTGGAGGTCGGGCGCGAGCTGAAGGCGATCACCGCCGAGCTGGGCCTGCCCTATGTGTTCAAGGCCAGCTTCGACAAGGCCAACCGCTCGTCGATCACCAGCTATCGCGGCCCGGGCCTGAAGGACGGCCTGGCCATGCTGGCCGAGATCAAGGCCAAGCTGGACGTGCCGATCGCCACCGACATTCACGAGGTCGACCAGGCCGAGCCGGTGGCCGCCGTCGCCGACCTGGTGCAGATCCCCGCCTTCCTGTGCCGCCAGACCGACCTGATCGTCGCGGCCTCGCGAGCCACGGCGGCGGCCGGCGG
It encodes:
- a CDS encoding serine hydrolase domain-containing protein, whose product is MNTVFKRTASALAGLLGLAAAGAAGAAALPVAKPETAGFSAERLRKLDETMQALVDQGQIAGGVTVLGRHGRIVSLKAFGKRSLETGEAMPADAIFRIRSETKAVTGVAMLILYQEGRWRLDDPVTEYLPELADLRVASGVDAQGRPILTPVSRPPTMRELMTHTAGFAYGLADDPASLADQAYYRAGVLQSDSLDHMVRKVAMLPMYAQPGVMWRYSVAADLQGLIVERLTGQTLPVFMEERIFRPLKMKDTAFWAPAEKLPRLAALYDGDPATGKLIPANEGPWRDVSRPPPAPSGGGGLLSTASDFARFAQMILNGGELDGVRILRPETVALMRSNHLPPSFQVTTNGTAGVLRPDQKPFPFSAGMGYGLDVAVAVDPRLSGAPVGPGTISWGGSAGTWFWIDPSNDLFFIGMIQRLGGVGSGLDATTRTVVYQALERPPVKEARLNSSSR
- the parC gene encoding DNA topoisomerase IV subunit A, whose translation is MNKPVLPPPGGPEDGRILDEPLSEALSKRYLAYALSTIGSRALPDVRDGLKPVHRRVLHAMNNMRLNPEGAARKCAKVVGEVMGNFHPHGDQSIYDALVRLAQDFAQRVPLVDGQGNFGNIDGDNPAAMRYTECKMTAAAMLLLDGIDEDAVDFKPSYDGQDEEPVVLPSGFPNLLANGSSGIAVGMATSIPPHNPAELIDACLLLLGKPEATTAEILERVPGPDFPTGGVIVESRESLLETYETGRGGVRTRARWEKEDTGRGTYQIVVTEIPYQVKKSDLVEQLADLIDSKKAALLGDVRDESAEDIRLVLEPKSKNVEPEVLMESLFKLSALESRFPVNINVLDAKGTPGVMGIKQCLMAFLAHRREVLTRRARHRLAKIEARLHILDGLLIAYLNLDEVIRIVRYEDEPKQKLIAAFALSEIQADAILNTRLRQLAKLEEMEIRREHAELVEERDGILGMLASDRKQWDLVGTGLRQVRAILVKIQHPHDKPRPTGVIGRSIFADAPVVDADAALEAMIVREPITVILSDRGWIRAAKGKIDDPSELKFKEGDKLGFLAPAETTDKLLLFTSDGRFFTISCANLPSARGHGEPVRMMIELDDKVKIIDMFPFKAGRKRFLASKQGYGFLMPEEEALANRKAGKQVLTVDSAGAAFCLEAVGDQIAVIGDNGKILIFPLEELPEMPRGKGVKLQSYREGGLRDAISFTTDGGAFWIDTAGRRRDWTEWKDWIGRRAGAGKLSPKGFPTSKRFRPK
- the recO gene encoding DNA repair protein RecO; its protein translation is MEWEDEAFVLSARVHGETGAIVELLTQDRGKFAAHVSGAASRRMKPFLQAGAKVIARYRARVSDQLGAASLEPMGEGPSSLFDEPLALSGLSAAAAVAAGALPEREAHPGAFHALEALIAALAVPAIWPAVYVRFEAGLLQDLGFGLDLSRCAATGALDDLVYVSPRTGRAVSRAAGAPYHDKLLPLPPFMLSAQGGLVDGDVKAGLDITGHFLEQFVFHPLNKPLPPARVWLLDRLGEAGRL
- a CDS encoding arylamine N-acetyltransferase family protein, which codes for MSKLDIAPAQAASPSVDLDAYFARIGYDGPREPTLGVLRALHQKHPDAIPFENLDVLLGKAISLDPAEVDAKLIAAGRGGYCYEQNGLFKRVLTALGFEVTGLMARVLWMVPDHLPPRPRSHMVLAVRAPGDDTTWLADVGFGGCVLTGPLALFSDAVQATPNGDFRILPIDELGGERQVQANLSGRWAATYQVALGAWADQDYEQANFYTYAHPSSHFTFSLTAGRTTPTARYALKNNRLTWRDAGGALVEQRDLSADELETTLRDVLGLPVQPAWRPLIETIVGWGTQA
- the era gene encoding GTPase Era; the encoded protein is MTDTTSQNQNTRAGFAAIIGAPNAGKSTLVNRMVGAKVSIVTQKVQTTRFPVRGVAMTGQTQIVLVDTPGIFTPRRRLDRAMVRSAWSGAEDSEVVVHLVDVQAELAVRERRATPGEHRSVQDVQTIIEGLKAAGRQVILALNKIDGVKRETLLAVTQDLYDTGVYSEVFMISAGTGAGVDDLMAKLASLMPEGPWLYPEDQTADLPARLLAAEITREKIYLRVHEELPYAASVETTAFEERADGSARIEQTIYVERDGQRAIVLGKGGEVIKWIGKASREELQDILDRKIHLFLHVKVKENWAEERGLFNDMGLDFDV
- the rnc gene encoding ribonuclease III → MTDRRAVAVGDLERRIGHTFQDRQLLELALTHASVGDGAKKAGDNEVLEFIGDRVLGLLAAEALAERFPKAKEGELAPRLNALVSRETCARVSRAANVGPALRLSASSSKIGGRETDSILAGAAEALMAALYRDGGLETARRVFLDLWADEFERANQGKPRDPKTALQEWAQGKGKPLPTYAVKDRKGPDHAPVFTVQVTVAGLDPVHAEGRSRQEAEKAAAKALLEREGAGGA
- the lepB gene encoding signal peptidase I; amino-acid sequence: MTEAADTETPDDKAGAVKEFIEIVKTVAYALAIALVLRVLLFQPFTIPSASMEPNLYQGDYIIVSKYSYGWSKHSIPFSPPLFDGRILGKAPTRGDIIVFKLPRDPNVDYIKRLIGLPGDRVQVRGGVVYINGKALPRREMPSALVDTGYGTIRAGRFEETNPEGRKYATQDYGPDSDADNTGVYVVPQGCYFFMGDNRDNSLDSRFDPGVSAFKTGPGTCKWDYANDQYIGMQEGVGFVPAENLVGRAQLILLSWNADAHLFKPWTWFTEARPSRFFRVLK
- the acpS gene encoding holo-ACP synthase gives rise to the protein MIIGIGSDLCDIRRIEKSLERFGDRFTNKVFTEIERKRSERKPDRASSYAKRFAAKEACSKALGTGLKRGVHLAGMGVVNLPSGKPTMALTGGAAERLAAMVPEGMTAVVHLSLTDDHPYAQAFVIIEAVPAT
- a CDS encoding pyridoxine 5'-phosphate synthase, with protein sequence MLRLGVNIDHVATIRNARGASYPEPVRAAELALAAGADGITAHLREDRRHISDADIVLLTDLCLKRGKPLNFEMAVTDEMVGIALQARPHAACLVPERREEVTTEGGLDVVRGKVRIVEAVARLRTVGARVSLFIEADPAQIRASAEAGAQVVELHTGAYCDAAREGHADRAAAILQRLKTGAELAASLGLEVHAGHGIDYATVKPIAAIPQVAELNIGHFLIGEAIFVGLPQAMQRMRALMDAARLETVA